A genomic stretch from Mesoplodon densirostris isolate mMesDen1 chromosome 3, mMesDen1 primary haplotype, whole genome shotgun sequence includes:
- the RELL2 gene encoding RELT-like protein 2: MSEPQPDLEPPQHGLYMLFLLVLVFFLMGLVGFMICHVLKKKGYRCRTSRGSEPDDTQLQPPEDDEMNEDTVERIVRCIIQNEANAEALKEMLGDSEGEGTMQLSSVDATSSLQDGAPSHHHTVHLGSAAHCIHCSRNKRPPLLRQGRSKEGKSRPRPGETTVFSVGRFRVTHIEKRYGLHEHRDGSPTDRSWGSGGGQDPGGGQGSGEGQPRTGMPAAESLPPERPQPQALASPTVRNGGLRDSSLVPRALERSPGASAESMLGAGGRGPSPGLASQEANGQPSKPDTSDHQVSPPRGAGGV; the protein is encoded by the exons ATGTCGGAACCACAGCCTGACCTGGAGCCGCCCCAACATGGGCTGTACATGCTCTTCCTGCTTGTGCTGGTCTTCTTCCTCATGGGCCTGGTAGGCTTCATGATCTGCCACGTGCTCAAGAAGAAAGGCTACCGCTGCCGCACCTCGAGGGGCTCGGAGCCTGACGACACTCAGCTCCAGCCCC CTGAGGACGATGAAATGAATGAGGACACAGTAGAGAGGATTGTTCGAtgcatcatccaaaatgaag ccAATGCTGAGGCCTTGAAGGAGATGCTGGGGGACAGTGAAGGAGAAGGGACAATGCAGCTGTCCAG TGTGGATGCCACCTCCAGCTTGCAGGACGGAGCCCCCTCCCATCATCACACAGTGCACCTGGGCTCCGCAGCCCACTGCATCCACTGCAGCCGCAACAAGAGACCCCCACTTCTCCGTCAGGGACGCTCCAAGGAAGGAAAGAGTCGCCCCCGGCCTGGGGAGACCACTGTGTTCTCTGTGGGCAG GTTCCGGGTGACACACATTGAGAAGCGCTATGGGCTGCATGAGCATCGTGATGGCTCCCCCACAGACAGGAGCTGGGGATCTGGTGGGGGGCAGGACCCAGGGGGTGGCCAGGGGTCTGGGGAAGGGCAGCCCAGGACAGGGATGCCTGCCGCTGAGAGCCTTCCCCCTGAGAGGCCGCAGCCCCAGGCGCTTGCCAGCCCCACAGTGCGGAATGGAGGACTCAGGGACAGCAGCCTAGTCCCTCGTGCACTTGAGAGGAGCCCTGGAGCCTCTGCAGAGTCGAtgctgggggctggagggaggggcccaAGCCCAGGGCTGGCCAGTCAAGAGGCAAATGGACAGCCAAGCAAACCGGACACCTCAGATCACCAG gtGTCCCCACCacggggggcagggggtgtgtgA
- the HDAC3 gene encoding histone deacetylase 3 — protein sequence MAKTVAYFYDPDVGNFHYGAGHPMKPHRLALTHSLVLHYGLYKKMIVFKPYQASQHDMCRFHSEDYIDFLQRVSPTNMQGFTKSLNAFNVGDDCPVFPGLFEFCSRYTGASLQGATQLNNKICDIAINWAGGLHHAKKFEASGFCYVNDIVIGILELLKYHPRVLYIDIDIHHGDGVQEAFYLTDRVMTVSFHKYGNYFFPGTGDMYEVGAESGRYYCLNVPLRDGIDDQSYKHLFQPVINQVVDFYQPTCIVLQCGADSLGCDRLGCFNLSIRGHGECVEYVKSFNIPLLVLGGGGYTVRNVARCWTYETSLLVEEAISEELPYSEYFEYFAPDFTLHPDVSTRIENQNSRQYLDQIRQTIFENLKMLNHAPSVQIHDVPADLLTYDRTDEADAEERGPEENYSRPEAPNEFYDGDHDNDKESDVEI from the exons ATGGCCAAGACTGTGGCCTATTTCTACGACCCCGACGTGGGCAACTTCCACTACG GGGCTGGTCACCCTATGAAGCCCCATCGCTTGGCATTGACCCATAGTCTGGTCCTGCACTACGGTCTCTATAAGAAGATGATC GTCTTCAAGCCATACCAGGCCTCCCAGCATGACATGTGCCGCTTCCACTCTGAGGACTACATCGACTTCCTGCAGAGAGTCAGCCCCACCAATATGCAAGGCTTCACCAAGAGCCTTAATGCCTTCAATGTGGGCGATGACTG CCCAGTGTTTCCCGGGCTCTTTGAGTTCTGCTCCCGTTACACAGGCGCATCTCTGCAAGGAGCAACCCAGCTGAACAACAAG ATCTGTGATATTGCCATTAACTGGGCTGGTGGTCTGCACCATGCCAAGAAGTTTGAG GCTTCTGGCTTCTGCTATGTCAATGACATTGTGATTGGCATCCTGGAGCTGCTCAA GTACCACCCTCGGGTGCTCTACATTGATATTGACATCCACCACGGTGACGGGGTTCAGGAAGCCTTCTACCTCACTGACCGGGTCATGACAGTGTCCTTCCACAAATACGGAAACTACTTCTTCCCTGGCACAG GTGACATGTATGAAGTTGGAGCAGAGAGTGGCCGCTACTACTGCCTCAATGTGCCCCTACGGGATGGCATTGATGACCAGA GTTACAAGCACCTTTTCCAGCCGGTTATCAACCAGGTGGTGGACTTCTACCAGCCCACGTGCATTGTGCTCCAG TGTGGAGCTGACTCTCTGGGCTGTGATCGATTGGGCTGCTTCAACCTCAGCATTCGAGGACATGG GGAGTGCGTTGAATATGTCAAGAGCTTCAACATCCCTCTGCTGGTGCTAGGTGGTGGTGGCTATACTGTCCGGAACGTTGCCCGCTGCTG GACGTATGAGACATCGCTGCTAGTAGAAGAGGCCATTAGTGAGGAGCTTCCCTACAGTG AATACTTTGAGTACTTTGCCCCGGACTTCACGCTCCATCCAGATGTCAGCACCCGCATCGAGAATCAGAACTCACGCCAG TATCTGGACCAGATCCGCCAGACAATCTTTGAAAACCTGAAGATGCTGAACCATGCACCTAGCGTCCAGATTCACGATGTGCCGGCAGACCTCCTAACCTATGACAGGACTGATGAGGCTGACGCAGAGGAGAGGGGTCCCGAGGAGAATTAcagcag GCCAGAGGCACCCAATGAATTCTATGATGGAGACCATGACAATGACAAGGAAAGCGACGTGGAGATTTAA